TCATGACGTTATCCCTGAACGCTTTGAATGTGTCACAATTCGTTTCTCACCGAATCTGACATGCCGCAAGGGAATCCAGCGTGAGTCGACGCTCCGCCACCCTGTTTCCTCAGGGTTAGCAAGCGCCTGTTGCATGAAGAGCACAACTTGAACATGCGCTTCTCGTGAAAGCACGCATGACATGCAAGGGAGGGCGGACGTGCCCCACAAACGCAAACAGGCCGCCCGATGGAGGCCTGTGTAGCCGATCCAAAGATAGAAGAGGTCAGGAGCGGGCGACGATGGTCCGGGGGCCGGCCCCCAAGCCACTTCAGCCGGCCATCTCGGCCGCAATCCGGAACGGCTCGCGCGAGCGCTTGACCCGCGACATCAGCCACGCGCCCTCCAGCGCGATGATGAAGCGTTCAGCACGCCCGCGGGCATCCGGCACGCCCATGCGTTCGCCATGGGCCGTGGCCTTGTCGACCCAGGCGCCCATCACCTCGGCGACCGCGAGTGACAGCCGCTCCGACTGTGGGACGGCATCGACGACAATGGCGGTGACCGGGCAGCCTTCGCGCCAGCCCGAACGCTCGAAATGGCCACCGATCACATCCGCCAGCGCCAACGCGGCAGCCGGAAAGTTCTGGGCGTCACCGAACACCTGGTCGATCAGCTTGCCTATGCGCCTGCCCGCCAGCCTGACCGCCTCGGCGCCGAGCTCTTCCTTGCCGCCGGGAAAGTGGTGGTAGAATGAGCCCTTTGGCGCGCCGCTCGCCTCGATGATCTCGTTCAACCCCACACCATTGTAGCCCTGCCGCTGGAACAGGTCGGCGGCGGTGGCGATGAAGCGCGATTTGGCATCGGACGGGCGAGGCATGCCGGATTGTGCCGGTTGTATGTCGGTTGGTCTAGTGATAACCGTATTATGGTGATCGCCATAGAATGAGGCAACCATGGCCGCCCCCTCCCCTGACAGCCTGGACATCATCACAAGCGACGGCGTGCGTCTGGCGGCACGCCTGTTCCTGCCCGCAGACCAGCCCTTGCGCGCCATCGTCCTGCATCCGGCGGTCGGGGTCGCGCAGGATTACTACGCGCGCTTCGCCGCCTGGCTGACCGAAGCCCATCAGGCGGCCGTGCTCACCTATGACTACCGGGACTTCGGCGCCTCGGCCTCGGCACACCTGAAGGCCTCGAATGCCTCCATGGCGCTCTGGGGCGCGGTCGACCAGGATGCGGCCCTGACCACGCTCTGCGCACGCTTCCCCGGCCTGCCGGTCTGGGTCATCGGCCATTCCCATGGCGGCATGTATGTGCCGTTCCACGCCGAGGCCGAACGGGTGGAGCGCATCGTCACCGTCGCGTCCGGCCTGCCCTACTGGACCCGCCACCCGCTCGGCTACATGCCGCAGGTCCTCGCCTTCTGGTGGCTGATCGGTCCCGCCGCGACTGCCGTGCTCGGCTATCTTCCCGGCAAGGCCATGGGGCTTGGCGCCGACCTGCCCAAGGACGTCTACTGGCAATGGCGGCGCTGGTGCCTGAGCCCCGGCTATTACCGGCGCGACTGGGGCAAGGCCCTGCCGGTCCCGGACCTCGGCCGCGTCACCTGCGATGTCACGCTGGTCAGCCTCGCCGACGACCAGATGATGCCACCGAGGCAGGTGCGCGAACTCGCGACCTCCTACCCCGCAGCAAGGGTTGTCCACCGGACCATCACCCCCGCCGAGATCGGGGCCAAGGCCATCGGCCACCTGCGCCTGTTCTCCGAACGCAACCAGAAGGCCTGGCCCCTGCTGTTCTCCGCGACCTGACGGTGGAAAACCTGAGCGGGCCGCGCGGTCTGCCTTGGGAAAGGCATGGTCAATGCATAGTTAAGGTCATGGCTTGCAACTGACCTTGCGGAGACCGGCATGGACGACAACAGGGCCCGCCCCCTCTCGCTGACCGATGCCGTGCGCGCCGCCCGCATCAGTGAGGCCGAACGCACCGGCGTTGTGGTCGATCTGCGCGACGCAGAACTGGCCCGGCTGGAAATCCTGGCCGATCTGGTGAAGCCAGTCTTCGCCGACATCCCCGCCGGCATCGACCTGTTCGACACCGGCCTTGTGCCCGGCGCCACCCCGCGCTTCTTCGTCGACATGATCGCCTTCGTCGAGATGGGCCGCGACAAGCGCACCTACCGCTTCCTGCAAGACACCCGCTATGGCCGGAGGGTCATCGTCGAGAGCGCCGAGGCGCAGGTCCTGGCTGAGCGGATCACCGCCTATGTCGCCGAGCGGCTGGTGGCGCGCGAGCGCATGCTGGCGGAGGCCAGCGCGCGACCGGCGGAGCAAGTGGGCCTCAGCTCCCGGACCGAACCACGCGCAGCTGCCGCAGAGGTCAACACCCCGACGACAGCGCCCGTCGCTCTGCTGTCGGAAGCATCCGCCTCCACCGCGGAGACCCAGATCGAACCGGCCCCGGCCGAGACGCTGCCCAAGCCCATGGGCCGGCGTCGTCGGCTGCCGGGCTCGGTCCTGTTCATTCTGGGTGTTGCCGCCGGCATCCTCGCGGTCCTGCTGCTGGCTGAACTGGTCGCGCGCCCCTGAGCCGGACAGTCCGGATGCCGTGAGCTTCCAGACGGGCCCTCATGCAGCGGGCCCCCTTTCCTGGCGCCGGTCGCGGGGCTAGTTTCGCGGCCCCTCCCATGCCCCGGCTGCCTGAAGGACGCCCGCCATGACATCAGCCGCACCCGGCTCCGCCGCCGTCTCCAAGGTCCAGAACATCATCGACGGCCTGTCCGGCCCGGCGCTGGACGGCCGCACGATCGAGGCGATCTGCCCCTCCGACGGCAATGTCATCGCGGTCATGCCGCGCTCCGCCAAGGCCGATGTCGACAAGGCGGTCGCTGCCGCCCGCAAGGCCTTCGAGGAAGGCCCATGGGGGCGGATGACCGCCACCGAACGCGGTCGCCTTCTGTGCAAGCTCGGCGAGGCCATCCTTGGCCATCACGAGGAACTCTCCATCCTCGAGAGCATGGACACCGGCAAGCCGCTGAAGCAGGGCAAGGCCGATATGACCGCCACCGCCCGCTATTTCGAATTCTACGGCACCTCCGCCGACAAGGTGCATGGCGAGACCATCCCCTTCCTCAACGGCTATACGGTCGCCGTCGTCCGCGACCCCCATGGCGTCACCGGCCACATCATCCCGTGGAACTATCCCGGCCAGATCTTCGGCCGCTCGGTCGCAGCCTCGCTGGCCTGCGGCAACACCTGCGTGGTCAAGCCGGCGGAAGACGCCTGTCTGTCGCTCATCCGCATCACCGAACTGGCGCTCGAGGTTGGGTTCCCGCCGGGCGTCATCAACCTCATCACCGGCCTTGGCGAGGAAGCGGGCGCCGCCCTGTCGAGCCATCGCGGCATCGACTTCATCTCGTTCACCGGCTCGCCGGAAGTCGGCACGCTGATCCAGTCAGCAGCAGCCCGCAACCATATCGGCTGCACGCTGGAGCTTGGCGGCAAGTCGCCCCAGATCGTCTTCGCCGATGCCGATTTCGACGCAGCCGTGCCGACGCTGGTCAATGCCATTGTCCAGAATTGCGGCCAGACCTGCTCGGCGGGCTCGCGCATGCTGGTCGAACGCAAGGCCTATGACGAACTGGTCGCCCGCGTCGCCGAGCGCTTCAAGACGGTGCGCGTCGGCACCTGGGACATGGACCTCGATTGCGGCGCCATGATCAATGCCGGCCAGAAGGCTCGCGTCGACGGCTTCGTCAGCCGCGCCCGCGGCGAGGGCATTCCGGTGATCGCGGAAGGCCAGATCGCGCCGAACGTGCCGGGCGGCGGCTTCTATGTCGCTCCCACCCTGTTCGGCCCGGTGCCCAGAACCAATTCGCTCGCCTGCGACGAGGTCTTCGGCCCGGTCCTCTCGGCCATTCCCTTCGACGACGAGGCCGATGCCGTGCGCCTCGCCAACGGCACCGATTTCGGGCTGGTCGCCGGCGTCTGGAGTCACGATGCCAAGCGCTCGATGCGGGTGGCCCGCGCCATGCGCTGCGGCCAGGTCTTCGTCAACGGCTACGGCGCCGGCGGCGGCATCGAGCTGCCCTTCGGCGGCGTCAAGAAATCCGGCCATGGCCGCGAGAAGGGCTTCGAGGCCCTTTACGAATTCTCGGCCTCGAAAACCGTCGTCATCAACCACGGTTGAACAACAAGCATTTCTGGACAAGCGGGAGCGTCACATGCGTCTCAAGGACAAGGTCGCCATCGTCACCGGCGGCGCACAGGGTTTCGGCCTCGGCATTGTCGAGACCTTCGCCAAGGAAGGCGCGAAAGTCGTCGTCCTCGATCTGAACGAGGAAGGCGCCAAGGCCGCCGCCAAGCCGTATGGCCGCAAGGCCTTCGGCATGAAGTGCGATGTCTCCAAGGCGAAGGACGTCCAACGCGCCGTCGCCAAGGCGGTCGAGCGCTTCGGCAAGGTCGACATTCTCATCAACAATGCCGGCACTTCCCATCGCAACCGGCCCATGCTGGAAGTGGACGAGGCGACGTTCGACCGGGTGTTCGACGTCAACGTGAAGTCGATCTTCCACTTCGCCCATGCGGTCGTGCCGGTCATGCGGGCGAACGGTTCGGGCGTCATCATCAATGTCGGATCCACCGCCGGCCTGCGTCCCCGCCCCGGCCTTGCCTGGTACAATGCCTCCAAGGGCGCGGTGAACCTCCTGTCGAAGTCGATGGCGGTGGAGCTCGCGCCGGACGGCATCCGCGTCTGCGCGCTGGCGCCCGTTGCCGGCGACACGCCGCTGCTTGGCACCTTCATGGGCGAGGACACGCCGGAAATGCGCAAGAAGTTCGTGGCCTCCATCCCGATGGGCCGCCTGTCGACCCCGAAGGACATTGCCGATGCGGCGCTGTTCCTGGCTGCCGACCCCGGCCATTTCCTCACCGGCGTGGTGCTGGAAGTCGACGGCGGACGGTGCATCTGATGGGTGTCGCGCTCTCGGCAGCATCCACCCTCCCCGCCGACGCCACCGCCGGCACGCTGGTCGGCCGCGTCGAACGTCCAGGCATCGGCCCATCGGTCGTCGCCATCCGCAAGGACGGCGTGTTCGATGTCACCAAGGCCTTCCCGACGACGGCGGACCTGTTCGACCGGCCCGACCCGGCGGCGGCGCTCGCGGCTGTTGCCGGTGAGCGGATCGGCGACATCGCCACGATCCTCGCCAACTCCGTCGCAGCCGTCCGCGATGCGACGAAGCCCTCTCTCCTGTCACCCATCGACGTGCAGGCGGTGAAGGCCGCCGGCGTCACCTTCGCCATCTCCATGGTCGAGCGGGTGATCGAGGAACAGGCCAAGGGTGTCCCGGAACGCGCCAGCGCCATCCGCGCCGAGATCGGCGACATCATCGGCGGTGAGCTGAAGGGCCTGAAGCCCGGTTCGCCGGAGGCCGCGGCGCTCAAGAAGCACCTGCAGGAGCGCGGTCTCTGGTCGCAATATCTGGAAGTCGGCATTGGGCCGGATGCCGAGATCTTCACCAAGGCACCGGTGCTGTCCTCCGTCGGAACCGGTGCCGATGTCGGCCTGCATCCGATCTCGACCTGGAACAATCCAGAACCGGAAGTGGTGCTGGTCATCGCTTCCTCGGGCCGGATCGTCGGCGCCACCCTCGGCAATGACGTCAACCTGCGCGATGTCGAGGGGCGCTCGGCGCTGCTGCTCGGCAAGGCCAAGGACAACAATGCCTCGGCCTCCCTCGGCCCGTTCGTCCGCCTGTTCGATTCAAGCTTCGGCATCGACAAGGTGCGGGCGATGAAGGTGTCGCTCAAGGTCACCGGCGAGGACGGCTTCGTGATGGAAGGCCATTCCGACATGGCCGCCATCTCGCGCGACGTCGAGGATCTGGCATCCCAGGCCATCGGCAAGCACCATCAATATCCCGATGGCCTCGTGCTCTATTGCGGCACGCTGTTTGCGCCGATCCAGGATCGCGGCGCGCCCGGCAAGGGCTTCACCCACAAGCTGGGCGATGTCGTCACCATTGCCAGCGCAGAACTTGGAAGCCTCACCAACCGCGTGAGGCTCTCGACCGAATGTCCACCCTGGACCTTCGGCATCCGCGATCTGATGAAAAGTCTCGCGAAGCGGGCCTGATCGTCAGGCGAGCGCCAGCAGGGGCACGAGTTCAGCGTGCTCCTGCGTCTGGCGATGCGCGAATGTCGTGACCGCCAGGACGACCGCCGCCACCGCCCGAAAGGCTGTCCGTGCGGCCTTGGTCGCCTGATGATCGGCCATCAGCCGGTTGATGGCATTGGCCTCAAGACCATATTCACGCGCCAGGAACGCTGCGATCTCGATGCGGCGGCGACCATTGCGCTCGCATTCCTCGATGACGTCCATCATGAGGTCCGGCCGTTCAGTCGTCAGGGCATCGGGCATGGCGGGGCAATGGCTCCGTGGGCGTGCGGGGGCACGCAATCTGTCAGCTGAATGTAAGCAAACAGGCGAGCCCGTCATCAGGCCGATTACGTAAGACGGCGATGACCGATTGTCGCAGGGCACCGGCGGGCCTCTGTCGCCGCTTTGCCGTCATCCCGTGATCAGCCCGTCACGGCGCAGCGCTACCCGAAGGACGTTCCCAATCCTTCAGGAGAAAGCCATGAGCTTTGAAGCCGGAGATGTCGTGATGCTGAAATCGGGAGGCCAGCCGATGACGATTGCCTCCATCGACGCCGACGAGGCGCTGTGCCTGTGGATGGGCGAGGAGGGCGACCTGTTCCGCGAACGCCTGCCTTCGCTGGCGCTGATTGCCATCATAGACGACGAAGAAGGCCCGGAAGAGGCTGAGGAAGACGAAGACGGCGAAGAGGACGAAGACGAGCACCACGAGCAGCAGCGCTCGCACGGCTGATTGTGCCACGGGCAGGCCGATGGCCTCAATCGGCCGTCGGCAGCCGGCGCATGGTGAATTCGATCTGGCCGTCGTCCAGCTGCCGCCAGTGCTCGACCTCGGTCATGTAGGCGGCTTTCGGAAAGCGATCGAGGAATTCCCTGGCCTTCGCCCGCGCCGCATCAAGCGGCAGGGTAAAGGTCTCCCGCCTGTAGCCGTCGCCGCCGCGTTCATTGGCGGCGCCGGAGGCGCGGCGGAAGGTGTCGAAGGGCGTGCGGCGGTCCGATCGCATGCACTGTCCCTCCGTCCGGCAGGTCAGGCCGCTGCCGACACCTGCCCGGATGCAGGCGACGGGGCGACGATCGACCGCGACGCCTCGATACGCGCGGGGATCGCATGGGCCGGTTGATGCCGGTCGAACAGGAAACCACGCTCGACCGCGCTCGACACCATGAAAGGATAGCGCGCCACGATCTTCTCGTGAACCGAGGGATAGTGAATTCCGAGCAGATTGATCGGCTTTTTCAGACCGGGGTAGTGGCGGGGCTCGCCCATGGCCTGCATGGAGAACAGCCTGCGGTAGAACGCGCGGTGCTCCGTGCGCACGGTGGCAAGGCCGAGGTCGGCGCGGAAATATTCCGACGCCATGAAGCCGAGTCGCACGGTGGCATAGGCGAGATAGGGATAGGCGCGCGAAGCCTCGTGATCGACCACCAGGCGGGTCGGGTCGATGATCGTCTCGCCTGCCTCGATGCGCGGCGCCAGCACGTCGCCGAACACGTCCATGCCCGGCGAGATCGGGTTGGCCTTGTTGGCGGCATGGATGCGGATCGAACTGACAAGCTTGTTGTCGAGATAGATGCCGAAGATCCAGACATTCGGCGCGGCATCGAAGCGATCGCGGAACAGCCCGCTCTTGTTCGGCTTGATCGCACCTTCACGCAGATAGCATTCGTGGCGGAGCCGATAGATCGCCTGCTTGTCTTCTTTGGTCTCCGCCAGCCGGTATTCGATCCGCCCGAGCAGCTCCATCACCTGATTTGAAAACGAAATCGGGCTGTTAACCGTATTCATCTCGGGAACCTCATGCCGCACGCCAGTTACCGCTGCTGAACGTGAGGAGAAGTTTAACGAGTTTTTAAGGATTGGAAAGCGCTTGGTTAAAACATCGTTAACGCGATCGGAGGAATGCCGTTAATGTTTCTGCTTAATGCTTAGGCCAAGGCTAGCAGCGCAGCTCGAAGTCTCTGTCTCTGCAACGCACCATGCGTAGTGCGCAGGCATCACATGCCATCGCGTGCAAAGCTCTACTGACGCAGGGTGATGTCCGGAAGCCCAACGCCGCAGCGTCCGGACGGGGGCGGCACAACCCGCACTCGCGTGCAATCGGCCCAATTCACGCTGAACGCGAACAGATCGAGCAGTAGCCCGAAAGCGGGCCTGGATCGCGCGGAGATACAATGTGGGGAACGGGGGCGCACGGCCCCCAAGCGAGGATCGCCTCAGGCGACCTTCTTCATCACGGCCTGGTTGTTGCGGCCAAGCAGAGACTGAAGGTCCTTGTCCGGCACGGCCGGGCTGAGGATGAAGCCCTGGATCTCGGTCACGGCACCCGGCTGGTCGACGATCCGCATCTGGGCATGGGTCTCCACGCCCTCGACGACGACGGTCAGACCAAGTTCGGCGCCAAGCCGGGAAACCCCGTGGAGAAGCTTCACGGACCGCTGGTCTGTCTCGATGTTCTTCAGGAACGAACGATCGATCTTGACCTTCTGCAGCGGGAACTTGTGCAGGTAGCTGAGGCTGGAATAGCCGGTGCCGAAATCGTCGAGCGCGATCCGCACGCCCATGCTGCGCAATTGCTGGAGAACCTTCAGGATGCCATCGGAATCCTTGAGCAGCAGCGTCTCGGTGATCTCGAGCTCGAGCCGGTCCGGTGCCAGGCCGCTGGCGGCCAGCGCATCCTCCACCAGGGCCACCACGTCGTCGCGCTCGAACTGGATGGAGGAAAGATTGACGGCCACGCGTACGTCGCCTGGCCAGGCCGCGCAGGCCGTGCACGCCTTGACGATGACCTGGCGACCAAGCTCGATGATCAGGCCCGTCTCCTCGGCGATCGGAATGAACTCGGCAGGCGAGATCATGCCGCGCGTCGGATGCGGCCAGCGCACCAGCGCCTCGCAGGTGGTGACCGTCAGCGACTTGAGGTTCAAGAGCGGCTGGAAATAGACGGCAAGTTCGTTCGACTGGATGGCCTTGCGCAGGTCCATCTCGGTCGCGCGGCGCGCCTGAGCCTGCCGGTCCATTTCCTCTTCATAGAAATGCAGCATGCCCTTGCCGCCGGCCTTCGCGCGGTTCAGCGCCATGTCGGCGCATTTGATCAACTGGTCGGCCTCCGTGCCGTCGCGCGGGGCGAGCGCAATACCCACGGACGCGCCGCACGAGATCGAGGTGTCATCGATCTGGATGATGTCCTGCAGAGCCGCGATGATGCGCCCGGCGAGCGCGGTCACCTCGTTGACGCAACTGGCATCGACCTGCAGCACCACGAACTCGTCGGCGCCGAACCGCGCGACCAGATCGTTCTCGCCGACCGTGAACTTGAGCCTGTCGGCCACTTCGATC
This region of Phreatobacter aquaticus genomic DNA includes:
- a CDS encoding TetR/AcrR family transcriptional regulator, which produces MPRPSDAKSRFIATAADLFQRQGYNGVGLNEIIEASGAPKGSFYHHFPGGKEELGAEAVRLAGRRIGKLIDQVFGDAQNFPAAALALADVIGGHFERSGWREGCPVTAIVVDAVPQSERLSLAVAEVMGAWVDKATAHGERMGVPDARGRAERFIIALEGAWLMSRVKRSREPFRIAAEMAG
- a CDS encoding alpha/beta hydrolase family protein, which codes for MAAPSPDSLDIITSDGVRLAARLFLPADQPLRAIVLHPAVGVAQDYYARFAAWLTEAHQAAVLTYDYRDFGASASAHLKASNASMALWGAVDQDAALTTLCARFPGLPVWVIGHSHGGMYVPFHAEAERVERIVTVASGLPYWTRHPLGYMPQVLAFWWLIGPAATAVLGYLPGKAMGLGADLPKDVYWQWRRWCLSPGYYRRDWGKALPVPDLGRVTCDVTLVSLADDQMMPPRQVRELATSYPAARVVHRTITPAEIGAKAIGHLRLFSERNQKAWPLLFSAT
- a CDS encoding aldehyde dehydrogenase family protein, whose translation is MTSAAPGSAAVSKVQNIIDGLSGPALDGRTIEAICPSDGNVIAVMPRSAKADVDKAVAAARKAFEEGPWGRMTATERGRLLCKLGEAILGHHEELSILESMDTGKPLKQGKADMTATARYFEFYGTSADKVHGETIPFLNGYTVAVVRDPHGVTGHIIPWNYPGQIFGRSVAASLACGNTCVVKPAEDACLSLIRITELALEVGFPPGVINLITGLGEEAGAALSSHRGIDFISFTGSPEVGTLIQSAAARNHIGCTLELGGKSPQIVFADADFDAAVPTLVNAIVQNCGQTCSAGSRMLVERKAYDELVARVAERFKTVRVGTWDMDLDCGAMINAGQKARVDGFVSRARGEGIPVIAEGQIAPNVPGGGFYVAPTLFGPVPRTNSLACDEVFGPVLSAIPFDDEADAVRLANGTDFGLVAGVWSHDAKRSMRVARAMRCGQVFVNGYGAGGGIELPFGGVKKSGHGREKGFEALYEFSASKTVVINHG
- a CDS encoding glucose 1-dehydrogenase, with the protein product MRLKDKVAIVTGGAQGFGLGIVETFAKEGAKVVVLDLNEEGAKAAAKPYGRKAFGMKCDVSKAKDVQRAVAKAVERFGKVDILINNAGTSHRNRPMLEVDEATFDRVFDVNVKSIFHFAHAVVPVMRANGSGVIINVGSTAGLRPRPGLAWYNASKGAVNLLSKSMAVELAPDGIRVCALAPVAGDTPLLGTFMGEDTPEMRKKFVASIPMGRLSTPKDIADAALFLAADPGHFLTGVVLEVDGGRCI
- a CDS encoding fumarylacetoacetate hydrolase family protein, giving the protein MGVALSAASTLPADATAGTLVGRVERPGIGPSVVAIRKDGVFDVTKAFPTTADLFDRPDPAAALAAVAGERIGDIATILANSVAAVRDATKPSLLSPIDVQAVKAAGVTFAISMVERVIEEQAKGVPERASAIRAEIGDIIGGELKGLKPGSPEAAALKKHLQERGLWSQYLEVGIGPDAEIFTKAPVLSSVGTGADVGLHPISTWNNPEPEVVLVIASSGRIVGATLGNDVNLRDVEGRSALLLGKAKDNNASASLGPFVRLFDSSFGIDKVRAMKVSLKVTGEDGFVMEGHSDMAAISRDVEDLASQAIGKHHQYPDGLVLYCGTLFAPIQDRGAPGKGFTHKLGDVVTIASAELGSLTNRVRLSTECPPWTFGIRDLMKSLAKRA
- a CDS encoding YodC family protein: MSFEAGDVVMLKSGGQPMTIASIDADEALCLWMGEEGDLFRERLPSLALIAIIDDEEGPEEAEEDEDGEEDEDEHHEQQRSHG
- a CDS encoding N-acyl amino acid synthase FeeM domain-containing protein — protein: MNTVNSPISFSNQVMELLGRIEYRLAETKEDKQAIYRLRHECYLREGAIKPNKSGLFRDRFDAAPNVWIFGIYLDNKLVSSIRIHAANKANPISPGMDVFGDVLAPRIEAGETIIDPTRLVVDHEASRAYPYLAYATVRLGFMASEYFRADLGLATVRTEHRAFYRRLFSMQAMGEPRHYPGLKKPINLLGIHYPSVHEKIVARYPFMVSSAVERGFLFDRHQPAHAIPARIEASRSIVAPSPASGQVSAAA